The following are encoded in a window of Candidatus Dormiibacterota bacterium genomic DNA:
- a CDS encoding glycine--tRNA ligase: protein MEEITALAKRRGFIFQSSEIYGGLGGFWDYGPLGAVMKRNVKNAWWRDTVELRDDVVAFDSSIIMHPATWEASGHVAAFHDVMVDCRVCKHRFRYDHLKDRTRCPDCGSANSFTEPRNFNLMLKTSVGPMEDTSALAYLRPETAQGIFVNFKNVYQTSRKRPPFGIAQIGKAFRNEITPGNLTYRVREFEQAELEYFVPDDGKDMDVFREWVERRKAWYANYGIALDRLRFYELKPEERPHYAKAGVDVEYHFPWGWGELESIAHRGTYDLEAHMRLSGKDMRFFDEASKQHETPLLIESSAGVDRTMLTFLVDAYERETSLDPNGKQTERTVLRLHPYIAPVQLAVFSLARNKPELVERARSIERALRPHFRTQYDEGNIGQLYRRQDEIGTPFCVTVDYETLDDGSVTVRERDSMRQERIGSEKLREYVEERA, encoded by the coding sequence ATGGAAGAGATTACCGCGCTCGCGAAGCGGCGCGGCTTCATCTTTCAATCGAGCGAGATCTACGGCGGCCTTGGGGGCTTCTGGGATTACGGTCCGCTCGGCGCGGTGATGAAGCGCAACGTGAAGAACGCGTGGTGGCGCGACACGGTCGAGCTTCGCGACGACGTCGTCGCGTTCGACTCGTCGATCATCATGCACCCCGCTACGTGGGAGGCCTCGGGCCACGTCGCGGCGTTTCACGACGTCATGGTGGACTGCCGCGTCTGCAAGCATCGCTTTCGCTACGACCACTTGAAGGATCGCACGCGCTGCCCCGATTGCGGAAGCGCGAACTCGTTCACCGAGCCGCGAAACTTCAACCTGATGCTCAAGACGTCGGTCGGCCCCATGGAGGACACGTCGGCGCTCGCCTACCTGCGGCCGGAGACGGCTCAGGGCATCTTCGTCAACTTCAAGAACGTCTACCAGACGTCGCGCAAGCGTCCGCCCTTCGGGATCGCGCAGATCGGCAAGGCGTTTCGCAACGAGATCACACCCGGTAACCTCACCTATCGCGTGCGCGAGTTCGAGCAGGCCGAACTCGAGTACTTCGTGCCCGACGATGGGAAGGACATGGACGTCTTTCGGGAGTGGGTGGAGCGGCGCAAAGCCTGGTACGCGAACTACGGCATCGCTCTTGACCGCCTGCGCTTCTACGAGCTCAAACCGGAAGAGCGGCCCCATTACGCGAAGGCCGGTGTCGACGTCGAATACCATTTTCCGTGGGGCTGGGGTGAGTTGGAATCGATCGCGCACCGCGGTACGTACGACCTGGAGGCGCACATGCGTCTCTCGGGCAAGGATATGCGCTTCTTCGACGAGGCGTCGAAGCAGCACGAGACGCCGTTGCTCATCGAGAGCTCGGCAGGCGTCGACCGGACGATGCTGACGTTTCTCGTCGACGCGTACGAGCGGGAAACGAGCCTCGATCCGAACGGAAAACAGACCGAGAGGACCGTGTTACGGTTGCATCCATACATTGCCCCGGTACAGCTCGCGGTCTTTTCTCTCGCCCGCAACAAGCCCGAGCTCGTGGAGCGCGCGAGAAGCATCGAACGCGCCCTACGTCCGCATTTCCGTACGCAATACGACGAAGGCAACATCGGCCAGCTGTACCGGCGTCAGGATGAGATCGGGACGCCCTTCTGCGTTACGGTCGACTACGAGACGCTCGACGACGGCAGCGTCACGGTTCGCGAGCGCGATTCGATGCGCCAGGAGCGCATCGGCAGTGAGAAGCTGCGCGAGTATGTGGAGGAACGAGCGTGA
- a CDS encoding zinc ribbon domain-containing protein, protein MLRYKAAEAGVEYVEVPSRKVKPSQTCSGCGAQRKKALSERQHVCSCGLVLSRDRNAARVNLLWAFARTGREPTGCLAQSA, encoded by the coding sequence ATGCTCCGATACAAAGCGGCAGAAGCTGGTGTCGAGTACGTCGAGGTTCCCTCGCGCAAAGTTAAACCGAGTCAAACGTGCAGCGGCTGCGGAGCGCAGCGCAAGAAAGCGCTCTCGGAGCGCCAGCACGTTTGCTCGTGCGGCTTGGTTCTGTCACGCGATCGGAACGCCGCTCGCGTGAATCTTTTGTGGGCGTTCGCCCGCACCGGCCGGGAACCGACCGGGTGCCTCGCGCAATCAGCGTGA
- the dnaG gene encoding DNA primase: MRFDQSALREIHARVDIATFIAQYVPLRKRGNDLVGLCPFHNEKTPSFHVHPDRGFFKCFGCGVGGDVISFVQKREGVPFNDAVRMLAQKAGVELEPESPQAARMRGERETIFEANRLAAAFFARTLASAAGAKARAYLERRGFSAETVSRFGLGYAPASWDGLVGELQRNAIDVRIAAKAGLVKPKESGGFYDFYRDRLMIPTLASTGEVIAFGGRALGDDEPKYLNTATTPVYTKGRHLFALNVARRAAQREGAFVVVEGYLDCIALHQAGFENAVASLGTSFTLEQVNELRKYAENIFLCFDGDAAGEVAATRAVDIASKVLEHAGSSVRVVLLPPGADPDSYVREHGSQGFQALLERAKPAIEFRLDPEIDRLRDGFSSPAVVARKAEGLIRAMTPREEWDRWRQYIADRLKVSADDLRNSRFLTNTANFSPRSDATGSRYAPVRSSAPGAVEPLSFEREVMSIVLEEPALALEFAERIHPSSFRDPRYRGIYERIVLSAGEASTAADLMALFAEDPAALSLLAAEGSRDRSPTVRFGDSGERRAHLERIAQRIERGAAESRYRELRGRIDEAFTAGEPIPDELRKESEMLVSKLRKVKA, translated from the coding sequence ATGCGCTTCGATCAGTCCGCACTCCGAGAGATCCACGCACGCGTCGATATCGCTACGTTCATCGCGCAGTACGTGCCGTTGCGCAAGCGTGGAAACGACCTCGTCGGCCTCTGCCCGTTCCACAACGAAAAGACGCCGTCATTTCACGTCCATCCCGATCGCGGCTTCTTCAAGTGTTTCGGGTGCGGCGTGGGCGGCGACGTGATCAGCTTCGTGCAGAAGCGCGAAGGCGTACCGTTCAACGACGCCGTGCGCATGCTCGCGCAGAAAGCCGGTGTCGAGCTCGAGCCCGAGAGCCCGCAGGCGGCGCGAATGCGCGGCGAGCGGGAGACGATCTTCGAGGCAAACCGACTCGCGGCCGCGTTTTTCGCCCGCACGCTCGCAAGCGCTGCCGGGGCAAAAGCGCGCGCGTATCTCGAGCGCCGGGGTTTCTCCGCCGAAACGGTTTCACGCTTTGGACTGGGCTACGCACCCGCGTCGTGGGACGGCCTCGTCGGCGAGCTGCAGCGCAACGCCATCGACGTGCGCATCGCGGCCAAGGCGGGGTTGGTGAAGCCGAAGGAGAGCGGCGGTTTCTACGATTTCTACCGCGACCGCCTCATGATCCCGACGCTGGCTTCCACGGGCGAAGTGATCGCCTTCGGCGGACGCGCGCTCGGGGACGATGAGCCGAAGTACCTGAACACGGCGACGACGCCCGTCTATACCAAAGGGCGGCATCTCTTTGCTTTGAACGTCGCGAGGCGAGCGGCGCAGCGGGAAGGCGCGTTCGTCGTGGTCGAGGGCTACCTCGACTGCATCGCCCTTCACCAAGCCGGCTTCGAGAATGCCGTGGCTTCTCTCGGGACGTCGTTCACCCTGGAGCAGGTAAACGAGCTGCGCAAGTACGCCGAGAACATCTTTCTCTGCTTCGACGGGGATGCGGCCGGAGAGGTGGCTGCAACCAGAGCAGTGGATATTGCGTCTAAAGTGCTGGAGCATGCGGGCTCGAGTGTCCGCGTCGTGCTCCTGCCGCCTGGCGCGGACCCCGATTCATACGTCCGCGAGCACGGAAGCCAAGGCTTCCAGGCTCTGCTGGAACGTGCGAAGCCGGCCATCGAGTTCCGGCTCGACCCGGAGATCGATCGGCTGCGCGACGGGTTCTCCTCGCCGGCGGTCGTCGCGCGCAAAGCCGAAGGGCTGATACGCGCGATGACGCCGCGCGAAGAGTGGGATCGGTGGCGGCAATACATTGCCGATCGCCTGAAGGTCAGCGCCGACGATCTTCGAAATAGCCGATTCCTCACGAACACGGCGAACTTCTCACCGCGAAGCGACGCGACGGGAAGCCGGTATGCGCCGGTTCGTTCCTCCGCGCCGGGAGCGGTGGAACCCCTGTCATTCGAACGTGAAGTCATGAGCATCGTTCTCGAGGAGCCGGCGCTCGCTCTAGAGTTTGCGGAGCGCATTCACCCGTCGAGCTTTCGCGATCCGCGGTACCGCGGGATCTACGAGCGGATCGTGCTCTCTGCGGGCGAGGCGTCGACAGCCGCCGATCTCATGGCGCTCTTCGCGGAGGATCCCGCCGCGCTCAGCCTGCTCGCCGCGGAAGGCAGCCGCGATCGCAGCCCGACCGTCCGCTTCGGCGACAGCGGCGAGCGGCGAGCGCACCTGGAGCGCATCGCGCAGCGTATCGAGCGGGGAGCCGCCGAGAGCCGATACCGCGAGCTGCGAGGCCGTATTGACGAAGCCTTTACGGCAGGGGAACCGATTCCAGACGAGCTTCGTAAAGAATCCGAGATGCTCGTGTCGAAATTAAGGAAAGTGAAAGCGTGA
- a CDS encoding helix-turn-helix domain-containing protein, with the protein MESVSSKVVYRLYPSHSQEAVLLDMLGLHQRLYNAALEQRIAAWRLQRKSLSAYDQMRDLTDLRAVDVQ; encoded by the coding sequence ATGGAGTCAGTCTCGAGCAAGGTCGTCTATCGCCTCTATCCGTCGCATTCGCAAGAGGCTGTGCTGCTCGATATGCTCGGCTTGCACCAGCGGCTTTATAACGCCGCGTTGGAGCAGCGGATCGCGGCCTGGCGGCTGCAACGCAAAAGCCTGTCGGCATACGACCAAATGCGCGATCTGACCGACCTGCGCGCCGTCGACGTGCAGTAG
- the rpoD gene encoding RNA polymerase sigma factor RpoD, whose product MQRKKGTATAAAPPTEAPPATLDEAKKRLTARGKTRGTLTQEEIYSALETLEDVTPEQIDELFEELSGMGIEIDDEQKEEKAEVEEEAPEQVPDGLSLDDPVRMYLKEIGRVPLLSMEEEKSFAMRIEAGELETSKNGTADNAIILDGDEAKRQLTEANLRLVVSIAKKYVGRGMLFLDLIQEGNLGLIRAVEKFDYRKGYKFSTYATWWIRQAITRALADQARTIRIPVHMVETINRLVKVSRQLLQELGREPAVEEIAGAMGLSPEKVREVMKISQEPISLETPIGEEEDSHLGDFIEDQEAVAPAEAASVMLLKEKMQDVLQNLTERERKVLVLRFGLEDGHQRTLEEVGQEFGVTRERIRQIEAKALRKLRHPSRGKALKDYWSNE is encoded by the coding sequence ATGCAGCGTAAGAAGGGCACGGCTACCGCCGCAGCGCCTCCCACCGAAGCGCCGCCGGCGACGCTCGACGAGGCAAAGAAGCGACTCACCGCACGCGGGAAGACGCGCGGTACGCTCACGCAGGAAGAGATCTACTCGGCGCTCGAGACGTTGGAAGACGTCACGCCCGAGCAGATCGACGAGCTCTTCGAGGAGCTCTCGGGCATGGGCATCGAGATCGACGACGAGCAAAAAGAAGAGAAGGCCGAGGTCGAGGAAGAGGCTCCGGAGCAAGTTCCCGACGGTCTCTCGCTCGACGATCCGGTTCGCATGTATCTCAAAGAGATCGGTCGCGTGCCGCTGCTTTCGATGGAAGAAGAGAAGTCCTTCGCCATGCGTATCGAGGCGGGCGAGCTCGAGACGAGTAAGAACGGGACTGCCGACAATGCGATCATCCTCGACGGCGATGAAGCGAAGCGTCAGCTCACGGAGGCGAATCTTCGCCTCGTGGTATCGATCGCAAAGAAGTACGTCGGCCGCGGGATGCTCTTTCTCGACCTCATCCAAGAGGGAAATCTCGGGCTGATCCGCGCGGTAGAGAAGTTCGACTATCGCAAAGGGTACAAGTTCTCGACATACGCGACCTGGTGGATACGCCAGGCTATCACGCGTGCGCTCGCCGATCAAGCGCGGACCATCCGCATACCGGTGCACATGGTCGAGACGATCAACCGTCTCGTCAAGGTGTCGCGCCAGCTGCTCCAGGAGCTCGGTCGCGAGCCGGCCGTCGAAGAGATCGCCGGTGCCATGGGCTTGAGCCCCGAGAAGGTGCGCGAGGTCATGAAGATATCGCAGGAGCCGATCTCTCTCGAAACGCCGATCGGCGAAGAAGAGGACTCCCACCTCGGCGACTTCATCGAGGATCAGGAAGCCGTCGCGCCGGCCGAAGCGGCGTCGGTCATGCTCCTCAAAGAGAAGATGCAGGACGTGCTGCAAAACCTCACCGAGCGCGAACGCAAAGTCCTCGTCTTACGCTTCGGGCTGGAAGACGGCCATCAACGCACGCTCGAAGAGGTCGGCCAAGAGTTCGGCGTTACGCGCGAGCGCATACGGCAGATCGAAGCAAAGGCGCTGCGCAAGCTACGCCACCCGTCGCGCGGCAAAGCTCTCAAAGACTACTGGTCAAATGAGTAA
- the ppdK gene encoding pyruvate, phosphate dikinase, translating to MQPAAKQIYFFDEGQTSKDVLGGKGAGLAVMTAAGLPVPLGFTIVTQASLSYYEDGKTIAQPLLDELNAALGELERRTGKRFGDARDPLLVSVRSGAKFSMPGMMDTILNVGLNDETVEGLARLTNNERFAWDAYRRLITMYSTTVFGMEKHDFEEILDSRKQELGVKSDPELDAASWKRVVAEYKQLVARHAKVGFPQDIRAQIVGAVEAVFNSWNSKRAIDYRRFNRISDDLGTAVNIVQMVFGNMSDDSGTGVAFTRDPNTGERVLFGEYLRNAQGEDVVAGIRTPERILDLERTQPQIYKQFVEIAQRLERHYRDVQDLEFTVERGKLYMLQTRSAKRSAEAAVRIALDLVDEGIIDRRTAIARVNAGALDQLFHARIDPGEHFEVAAKGLNASPGAATGRVVFSADDAVAWAQRGEDVVLVRVETTPDDVHGMIAAKGVLTAKGGATSHAAVVARGMGKPCVAGCEALQIDRRNKRASLDGVGFGEGDWITIDGSTGNVAVGKLRLIPPPAKLPERLATLLSWADAERRLDVWANADTPEDARKARELGAQGIGLCRTEHMFMQQDRLPVVQEMILANTPEARASALERLLPFQREDFVGILEAMAGLPVTIRLLDPPLHEFLPSLETLLVETTELRLTKGVDSAEYKARDAVLKRVQQMHEQNPMLGLRVCRLGILYPEIYAMQVRAIFEAACDLVQRGVDARPEVMIPGVGSVREMQITGENARRIADEVIKERGCAISYHVGTMIELPRACIIADELAGDAEFFSFGTNDLTQTTYGFSRDDAENSFIPRYLEQRILSDDPFQVLDRKGVGSLMRTAVELGRNTRKEMKIGICGEHGGEPSSVAFCDQLGLNYVSCSPYRVPIARLAAAQAALGILE from the coding sequence ATGCAACCGGCGGCTAAGCAGATATACTTTTTTGACGAAGGCCAGACGTCGAAGGACGTTCTCGGCGGGAAAGGTGCGGGGCTTGCCGTCATGACCGCCGCCGGCCTTCCGGTGCCGCTCGGCTTTACGATCGTGACGCAGGCGTCCCTGAGCTACTACGAGGACGGCAAGACGATTGCCCAGCCGTTGCTCGACGAGTTGAATGCCGCGCTCGGCGAGCTGGAGCGCCGAACCGGAAAGCGCTTCGGCGATGCTCGCGACCCGCTGTTGGTCTCGGTACGCAGCGGCGCGAAGTTCTCTATGCCCGGTATGATGGATACGATCCTCAACGTGGGGCTCAACGACGAAACGGTCGAGGGTCTCGCGCGCTTGACGAACAACGAGCGCTTCGCCTGGGATGCGTACCGGCGCCTCATCACGATGTACTCGACGACGGTCTTCGGCATGGAGAAGCACGACTTCGAGGAGATCCTCGACTCGCGCAAGCAGGAGCTCGGCGTCAAGAGCGATCCGGAGCTGGACGCCGCTTCGTGGAAGCGCGTGGTTGCCGAATACAAACAGCTCGTCGCGCGGCACGCGAAAGTGGGATTCCCACAGGACATCCGCGCGCAGATCGTCGGCGCCGTCGAAGCCGTCTTCAACTCGTGGAACTCCAAGCGCGCCATCGACTACCGGCGCTTCAATCGCATCTCCGACGACCTCGGCACGGCCGTCAATATCGTGCAGATGGTCTTCGGCAACATGAGCGACGATTCGGGAACGGGCGTTGCGTTCACGCGCGACCCGAATACCGGCGAGCGCGTGCTCTTCGGTGAGTATTTGCGCAACGCGCAAGGCGAGGACGTGGTGGCCGGCATTCGTACGCCGGAGCGCATCCTGGATCTCGAGCGCACGCAGCCGCAGATCTACAAGCAATTCGTCGAGATCGCGCAGCGTCTGGAGCGCCACTATCGCGACGTGCAGGATCTCGAGTTTACGGTCGAGCGCGGCAAGCTGTACATGCTGCAGACGCGCTCCGCGAAGCGTAGCGCCGAGGCGGCAGTCCGCATCGCGCTCGATCTCGTCGACGAAGGGATCATCGATCGCCGTACCGCTATCGCGCGCGTCAACGCAGGAGCGCTCGATCAGCTCTTCCACGCCCGCATCGATCCCGGCGAGCATTTCGAGGTCGCGGCAAAGGGCCTCAACGCCTCGCCCGGTGCGGCCACGGGGCGCGTCGTCTTCAGCGCGGACGACGCCGTTGCGTGGGCGCAGCGCGGCGAGGACGTCGTCCTCGTGCGCGTGGAGACCACGCCCGACGACGTGCACGGTATGATCGCTGCGAAGGGCGTGCTCACCGCGAAAGGCGGTGCGACCTCGCACGCCGCCGTCGTGGCGCGCGGCATGGGAAAACCTTGCGTCGCGGGATGCGAAGCGCTGCAGATCGACCGGCGCAACAAACGTGCCTCGCTCGACGGCGTCGGCTTCGGAGAGGGCGACTGGATCACGATCGACGGGTCGACGGGAAACGTCGCGGTCGGAAAACTGCGTTTGATTCCGCCGCCGGCAAAGCTGCCCGAGCGGCTCGCGACGCTGCTCTCGTGGGCGGACGCGGAGCGGAGGCTCGACGTCTGGGCAAACGCCGACACGCCCGAGGATGCGCGCAAAGCGCGCGAGCTTGGCGCGCAGGGCATCGGCCTCTGCCGCACCGAGCACATGTTCATGCAGCAAGACCGCCTGCCGGTCGTGCAGGAGATGATCCTCGCGAACACGCCCGAAGCGCGCGCCTCCGCGCTCGAGCGGCTGCTGCCGTTTCAGCGCGAAGACTTCGTCGGCATTCTCGAGGCCATGGCCGGCCTGCCGGTGACGATTCGCCTGCTCGATCCGCCGCTGCACGAGTTTTTGCCGTCGCTCGAGACGCTGCTCGTCGAGACGACGGAGCTGCGGCTCACGAAGGGCGTCGATTCCGCCGAGTATAAAGCGCGCGACGCCGTGCTCAAGCGCGTGCAGCAGATGCACGAGCAGAACCCGATGCTCGGCCTGCGCGTCTGCCGCTTGGGGATTCTCTACCCCGAGATCTATGCGATGCAGGTGCGCGCGATCTTCGAGGCTGCGTGCGACCTCGTGCAACGCGGCGTCGACGCTCGGCCCGAGGTGATGATTCCCGGCGTCGGCAGCGTGCGCGAGATGCAGATCACCGGCGAAAACGCACGTCGCATCGCGGACGAGGTCATCAAAGAGCGGGGCTGCGCCATCTCCTATCACGTCGGCACGATGATCGAGCTTCCGCGCGCGTGCATCATCGCGGACGAACTCGCCGGCGATGCCGAGTTCTTCTCGTTCGGAACGAACGACCTCACGCAAACGACGTACGGCTTCAGCCGCGACGACGCGGAGAACTCGTTCATTCCGCGCTATCTGGAGCAGCGCATCTTGAGCGACGATCCCTTCCAGGTCCTCGACCGCAAGGGAGTCGGCTCGCTGATGCGTACCGCCGTCGAACTCGGCAGAAATACGCGCAAAGAGATGAAGATCGGCATCTGCGGCGAGCACGGTGGGGAGCCGTCATCGGTCGCGTTTTGCGATCAGCTCGGGCTCAACTACGTCTCGTGCTCGCCGTATCGCGTGCCGATCGCACGCCTCGCCGCCGCCCAAGCGGCATTGGGCATCCTGGAGTAG
- a CDS encoding glycosyltransferase — protein MLEAIALLVLANVVLAARSMLFVFGSRDEMVVREPEADLPFLSIVVPARNEERQIEGCVRSLLAQRYPAFEVIVVDDESDDETASIVARIAKEHSQLRLIHGAPLPQGWVGKSWALVQGERAARGEWLLCTDADTVHHPLAASSAVQTARERNVGALSLLTTQEMKSFSERALLPAILWTIVLATGHLAAIGDPRKRAAMFNGQYLLLSRALYEATDGHAVVANEIAEDLEFARHLKRDGRFRITLLGANDLVRTRMYRSFAEIWSGFVKNFALGMRERTAEAVAGLFGLALISPITPLAVVVLLLFHRWALAGVLAVAFLAGLFVAELGMRRMRFPAGSCAWLPAGFVVLLAICATSVARLTGSVGVDWRGRRYRGVLRGS, from the coding sequence TTGTTAGAAGCCATAGCGCTCCTCGTTCTCGCCAACGTCGTGTTGGCCGCCCGCAGCATGCTTTTCGTATTCGGTTCGCGCGACGAGATGGTCGTGCGGGAGCCCGAAGCCGATCTTCCATTTCTCTCCATCGTCGTGCCCGCACGTAACGAGGAGCGCCAAATCGAAGGTTGCGTGCGCTCGCTGCTCGCCCAGCGTTATCCGGCGTTCGAAGTGATCGTCGTCGACGACGAATCCGACGACGAAACCGCATCGATCGTTGCGCGCATCGCCAAAGAGCATTCGCAGTTGCGCCTGATACACGGAGCGCCGCTCCCGCAAGGCTGGGTCGGAAAATCGTGGGCGCTCGTTCAAGGGGAGCGCGCGGCTCGAGGCGAGTGGCTGTTGTGCACCGACGCCGATACGGTGCATCATCCCCTTGCGGCATCCTCTGCCGTGCAGACCGCGCGCGAGCGCAATGTCGGCGCGCTCAGTCTTCTCACGACGCAGGAGATGAAGTCGTTCTCGGAGCGCGCGCTGCTCCCGGCGATCTTGTGGACGATCGTGCTCGCGACGGGGCACCTCGCCGCCATCGGAGACCCGCGCAAGAGAGCGGCGATGTTCAACGGCCAGTATCTCCTGCTGTCGCGCGCATTATACGAAGCGACCGACGGCCACGCCGTCGTCGCGAACGAGATCGCCGAAGATCTCGAGTTTGCGCGGCATCTCAAACGTGATGGCCGGTTTCGAATCACGCTTCTCGGCGCGAACGATCTCGTGCGCACGCGCATGTACCGGTCGTTTGCGGAGATTTGGAGTGGTTTCGTCAAGAACTTCGCGCTCGGCATGCGCGAGCGGACGGCCGAAGCCGTTGCGGGGCTCTTCGGCCTCGCGCTCATCTCCCCGATTACGCCGCTCGCAGTAGTGGTGCTCCTGCTCTTCCATCGTTGGGCGCTCGCCGGCGTTCTCGCGGTCGCCTTTCTTGCCGGCTTGTTCGTTGCGGAGCTCGGAATGAGGCGCATGCGATTCCCCGCGGGATCCTGTGCGTGGCTTCCCGCTGGTTTCGTCGTGCTGCTTGCCATCTGCGCGACCTCCGTCGCGCGGCTCACGGGCTCGGTCGGCGTCGATTGGCGGGGCCGACGCTACCGTGGAGTGTTGCGCGGGAGTTGA
- a CDS encoding HD domain-containing protein produces the protein MKRIFDPVHRFIELDDGEANLLDLSQFQRLRRLRQLGLAYLAFPSAEHSRFTHALGALAVGSRAFDSIVRHGASFFSDSRQVAYQRRLVRAALLLHDIGHGPFSHACEAVLGVRHEDRTKELLALPDLRTALEALDVDPDDVLGLVLGDPKTRYPALRELVSGPNLDADRMDYLQRDAYFTGVVSGRFDVEQMLESLRLYERDGALVLGIDSRGVVALESFVTARYMMFASVYFHHTTRVFEHILHEVLQELWPNPRALDAIDEFLRWDDFRVLNELGNAKSEAAKALRERVRVYVLAAEFNAESDLRAFEACERSLRERYGPENVWADEQAQVMHRLPLVADASRPTVWVGTPAGLVDARVASDLIAKLSGNAYWRKLFVRRTAVDVAEARKLCALMVASLRT, from the coding sequence ATGAAGCGGATCTTCGATCCCGTCCACCGTTTCATCGAGCTGGACGATGGCGAGGCGAATCTGCTCGATCTGTCGCAGTTCCAGCGCCTACGCCGCCTGCGCCAGCTCGGCCTCGCCTACCTTGCCTTTCCCTCGGCGGAGCATTCGCGGTTTACGCACGCGCTCGGCGCTCTCGCCGTCGGCAGCAGAGCCTTCGATTCGATCGTGCGGCACGGCGCGAGCTTCTTCTCCGACAGCCGCCAGGTTGCGTATCAGCGGCGCCTCGTTCGAGCGGCCCTTCTCCTCCACGATATCGGACACGGCCCGTTCAGTCATGCGTGCGAAGCGGTACTCGGCGTGCGCCATGAGGACCGCACGAAGGAGTTGCTCGCGCTCCCCGATCTCCGCACCGCTCTGGAAGCGCTCGACGTCGATCCGGATGACGTCCTCGGCCTCGTGCTCGGCGATCCCAAGACGCGTTACCCCGCGTTGCGCGAGCTGGTAAGCGGGCCGAATCTCGACGCCGATCGCATGGACTACCTGCAGCGGGATGCCTATTTCACCGGCGTCGTGAGCGGGCGTTTCGACGTCGAGCAGATGCTCGAGTCGCTGCGTCTCTACGAGCGAGACGGAGCGCTCGTGCTCGGCATCGATTCGCGCGGCGTCGTCGCGCTCGAATCGTTCGTCACGGCGCGCTACATGATGTTCGCGTCGGTCTACTTTCACCACACGACGCGCGTCTTCGAGCACATCCTGCACGAAGTGCTGCAGGAACTCTGGCCGAACCCGCGCGCGCTCGACGCGATCGACGAGTTCTTGCGCTGGGACGACTTCCGCGTACTCAACGAGCTCGGCAACGCGAAGAGCGAAGCCGCAAAGGCCTTGCGCGAGCGCGTGCGCGTCTACGTGCTCGCCGCCGAGTTCAATGCCGAGAGCGACCTGCGCGCGTTCGAGGCCTGCGAGCGCTCGCTGCGTGAGCGCTACGGCCCGGAGAACGTCTGGGCCGACGAGCAGGCGCAAGTCATGCACCGCCTCCCGCTCGTCGCCGACGCGTCACGGCCGACGGTATGGGTCGGCACGCCGGCGGGTCTCGTCGATGCCCGCGTCGCCTCCGACTTGATCGCGAAACTCAGCGGCAATGCGTATTGGAGAAAGCTCTTCGTACGACGAACCGCGGTCGACGTGGCCGAAGCGCGTAAGCTGTGCGCGCTGATGGTCGCGTCGCTACGCACATGA